A window from Streptomyces sp. NBC_00299 encodes these proteins:
- a CDS encoding transglycosylase domain-containing protein, with the protein MGRAEDRRARQQSGRRAAPRRTSGMPSAPVGGESATVVGPPAAQGGRAAARRAAKSAGKGGGKGRIRRLFTWKKILGTFLGACLLGIGAFIALYLAVDIPKDNAAAQAAQRQSNVYKYSDGSTLARDGDVNREIVDLAKVPKEVQRAFVAAENKSFYKDNGIDLKGTARGLLNTVMGKGAQGGSTITQQYVKNYYLSQEQTVSRKLKEMVISLKVDRQLSKDEILAGYINTSYYGRGAYGIQAAAQAYYRVDAEKLKPEQGAYLAALLQAPSQYDWAVASETGKKLVEARWNYVLDNMVEEGWLDRSDRQGMTFPEPKEPKPTAGLEGQKGYLIELANQQLINQLMKQEGITRSQAEAEVVDQGWTITLNIDKKKQAELEKAAKAQLTDKLDPKKRKVDGNVQAGAVSVDPKTGKVVALYGGVDYFKHYTSNATRTDYQPASTFKPVILAAALEESAETQDGDPITANTIYDGTSKRPVVEGGSKVGFAPENEDDQDYGDVTVQTAMNKSVNSVFAQMGVDVGMPNVMDVAGKLGMDTTNEQAVPAQTLGTMGASPLQMAGVYATLDNHGKKVTPTILKSAEHNSRAVELPDPIGEQVISPQAADTVTSVLTGVVDDGTARTSVANNPKRDGQKVAGKTGTSDDNKSAWFTGYTPDLVTSVGLFGEDAKTHAQTKMYGAGGEPRVNGGGFPAQVWAAYMFGVTDSDARFDLDTDQGAAVQPTWTPTPTEEPTTEEPTDEPTTQKPTDEPTTQEPTDEPTTQEPTDEPTTQEPTDEPTDEPTGDITLDPARPGNEQ; encoded by the coding sequence ATGGGACGAGCGGAAGACAGACGAGCGCGTCAGCAAAGCGGGCGCCGCGCCGCGCCCCGGCGCACGTCCGGGATGCCCTCGGCCCCCGTGGGAGGCGAGTCGGCCACCGTGGTGGGCCCGCCGGCCGCCCAGGGTGGCCGGGCCGCGGCCCGCCGGGCGGCCAAGAGCGCCGGCAAGGGCGGCGGCAAGGGCCGAATACGCCGGCTCTTCACCTGGAAGAAGATCCTCGGCACCTTCCTCGGCGCGTGCCTGCTCGGCATCGGCGCCTTCATCGCGCTCTATCTGGCTGTCGACATCCCGAAGGACAACGCGGCCGCCCAGGCCGCCCAGCGCCAGAGCAACGTCTACAAGTACAGCGACGGCAGCACCCTGGCCCGCGACGGCGACGTCAACCGCGAGATCGTGGACCTGGCCAAGGTCCCGAAGGAGGTCCAGCGCGCCTTCGTCGCAGCGGAGAACAAGTCCTTCTACAAGGACAACGGCATCGACCTCAAGGGCACGGCCCGCGGTCTGCTGAACACCGTGATGGGCAAGGGCGCGCAGGGTGGTTCGACGATCACCCAGCAGTACGTCAAGAACTACTACCTCAGCCAGGAACAGACGGTCAGCCGCAAGCTCAAGGAGATGGTCATCTCCCTGAAGGTCGACCGCCAGCTGTCCAAGGACGAGATCCTCGCCGGCTACATCAACACCAGCTACTACGGCCGCGGCGCCTACGGCATCCAGGCCGCCGCCCAGGCCTACTACCGCGTCGACGCCGAGAAGCTCAAGCCCGAACAGGGCGCGTACCTGGCCGCGCTGCTCCAGGCGCCGAGTCAGTACGACTGGGCGGTCGCGTCCGAAACCGGCAAGAAGCTGGTCGAGGCCCGCTGGAACTACGTCCTGGACAACATGGTCGAAGAGGGCTGGCTCGACCGGTCCGACCGCCAGGGCATGACGTTCCCGGAGCCGAAGGAGCCCAAGCCCACCGCCGGCCTGGAGGGGCAGAAGGGCTATTTGATCGAGCTCGCCAACCAGCAGCTGATCAACCAGCTGATGAAGCAGGAGGGCATCACCCGCTCCCAGGCCGAGGCCGAGGTCGTCGACCAGGGCTGGACCATCACCCTGAACATCGACAAGAAGAAGCAGGCCGAGCTGGAGAAGGCCGCCAAGGCGCAGCTGACCGACAAGCTGGACCCGAAGAAGCGCAAGGTCGACGGGAACGTCCAGGCCGGCGCCGTCTCCGTCGATCCCAAGACGGGGAAGGTCGTCGCCCTGTACGGCGGCGTCGACTACTTCAAGCACTACACCAGCAACGCGACCCGCACCGACTACCAGCCCGCCTCGACGTTCAAGCCGGTGATCCTGGCGGCCGCCCTGGAGGAGAGCGCCGAGACCCAGGACGGCGACCCGATCACCGCGAACACGATCTACGACGGCACCAGCAAGCGGCCGGTCGTGGAGGGCGGCAGCAAGGTCGGCTTCGCGCCCGAGAACGAGGACGACCAGGACTACGGCGACGTCACCGTCCAGACGGCGATGAACAAGTCCGTCAACTCCGTCTTCGCGCAGATGGGCGTCGACGTCGGCATGCCGAACGTCATGGACGTGGCCGGCAAGCTCGGCATGGACACCACCAACGAGCAGGCCGTGCCCGCCCAGACCCTGGGCACCATGGGTGCGAGCCCGCTGCAGATGGCCGGGGTCTACGCCACCCTCGACAACCACGGCAAGAAGGTCACGCCGACCATCCTCAAGTCGGCCGAGCACAACAGCCGCGCGGTCGAGCTCCCGGACCCGATCGGCGAGCAGGTCATCAGCCCGCAGGCCGCCGACACGGTGACCTCGGTGCTGACGGGCGTGGTCGACGACGGTACGGCCCGCACGTCCGTGGCGAACAACCCCAAGCGCGACGGCCAGAAGGTCGCCGGCAAGACGGGTACGTCCGACGACAACAAGTCGGCTTGGTTCACCGGTTACACGCCCGACCTGGTCACCTCGGTGGGCCTGTTCGGCGAGGACGCCAAGACCCACGCCCAGACCAAGATGTACGGCGCGGGCGGCGAGCCGCGGGTCAACGGTGGTGGTTTCCCCGCGCAGGTCTGGGCGGCGTACATGTTCGGCGTCACGGACTCGGACGCGAGGTTCGACCTCGACACCGACCAGGGCGCGGCCGTCCAGCCGACCTGGACGCCGACTCCGACCGAGGAACCGACGACCGAGGAACCGACGGACGAGCCGACCACGCAGAAGCCGACGGACGAGCCGACAACCCAGGAGCCGACGGACGAGCCGACAACCCAGGAGCCGACGGACGAACCGACGACCCAGGAGCCGACGGACGAACCGACGGACGAGCCGACGGGCGACATCACCCTGGACCCGGCCAGACCCGGAAACGAACAGTAG
- a CDS encoding SpoIIE family protein phosphatase produces the protein MDSKGVTEQPTSFERPETGVDPAEPRGALVRTSTQSTPHSTPAHSTPSHPPCGGAGAGTPLPAQARTGETPSTPGTTAPSGPSKEPSDIAGNGPEHSQPSVAAEPDTHRPRPVPEAIPPQPGAEPPQSSAERRTGQGLVPGRPTPMRRDGDRLRFVGAATRRIARGIDLDEIVMGLCRATVPTFSDAILVYLRDPLPVGDERPTGPVVLRLRRTDRIPEERDTEGSFLPSGAQQPEPTELSELSALTSELCEVRPGGALAEVLRGVRPVFADAPAARAALPELLGDDGELIIPDGQRAILAPLRGRRRVIGAAVFLRRPERLAFEPDDLLVAAQLATHSALGIDKAVLYGREAYIADELQRTMLPETLPRPTGVRLASRYLPAAETARVGGDWYDAIPLPGSRVALVVGDVMGHSMTSAAIMGQLRTTAQTLAGLDLPPQEVLHHLDEQAQRLGTDRMATCLYAVYDPVSHRITIANAGHPPPVLLHLGGRAEVLRVPAGAPIGVGGVDFEAVELDAPAGATLLLYTDGLVESRLRDVWTGIEQLREKLAATAQLTGPDHPPPLEALCDEVLDMLGPGDRDDDIALLAARFDGIAPSDVAYWFLEPEDAAPGRARRLARRALARWGMEELTDSVELLVSEVVTNAVRYASRPVTLRLLRTDVLRCEVGDDVPQLPRLRQARATDEGGRGLYLVNRLARRWGATRLSTGKVVWFELNRG, from the coding sequence ATGGATTCGAAAGGCGTGACGGAGCAGCCGACCTCCTTCGAACGCCCCGAGACGGGCGTCGACCCCGCGGAGCCCCGCGGGGCGCTCGTGCGTACCTCGACACAGTCGACGCCGCACTCCACGCCTGCGCATTCCACGCCGTCGCACCCCCCTTGCGGCGGCGCCGGCGCAGGCACCCCCTTACCCGCGCAGGCACGCACCGGAGAGACCCCCTCCACGCCGGGCACCACCGCACCGTCCGGCCCGAGCAAGGAGCCCTCAGACATCGCCGGCAACGGCCCCGAGCACTCGCAGCCCTCCGTCGCCGCCGAGCCCGACACGCACCGGCCGCGGCCCGTTCCGGAGGCCATCCCGCCGCAGCCCGGCGCCGAGCCGCCGCAGTCGTCCGCCGAGCGGCGCACCGGACAGGGCCTGGTGCCCGGCCGCCCGACGCCCATGCGGCGGGACGGTGACCGGCTGCGCTTCGTGGGCGCCGCCACCCGGCGGATCGCCCGCGGCATCGACCTGGACGAGATCGTGATGGGGCTGTGCCGGGCGACCGTGCCGACCTTCTCCGACGCGATCCTGGTCTATCTGCGCGACCCGCTGCCGGTCGGCGACGAGCGGCCCACGGGGCCCGTCGTGCTGCGGTTGCGCCGCACCGACCGGATCCCGGAGGAGCGGGACACCGAAGGCAGCTTCCTGCCCTCGGGCGCACAGCAGCCGGAGCCGACCGAGCTGTCCGAACTGTCCGCCCTCACCTCCGAACTGTGCGAGGTGCGGCCCGGCGGCGCGCTCGCCGAGGTGCTGCGCGGCGTACGTCCCGTCTTCGCCGACGCTCCCGCCGCGCGCGCCGCCCTGCCCGAACTCCTCGGCGACGACGGCGAGTTGATCATCCCCGACGGTCAGCGTGCGATCCTCGCCCCGCTGCGCGGCCGGCGCCGCGTCATCGGCGCCGCGGTGTTCCTGCGCCGCCCGGAACGCCTCGCGTTCGAGCCCGACGACCTCCTCGTCGCCGCCCAGCTCGCCACGCACAGCGCGCTCGGCATCGACAAGGCGGTGCTGTACGGCCGTGAGGCGTACATCGCCGACGAGCTCCAGCGCACCATGCTGCCCGAGACGCTCCCCCGCCCGACCGGCGTACGGCTGGCCTCCCGCTACCTCCCGGCGGCCGAGACCGCCCGGGTCGGCGGCGACTGGTACGACGCGATCCCGCTGCCCGGCAGCCGTGTCGCCCTCGTGGTCGGTGACGTCATGGGCCACTCCATGACGTCGGCCGCGATCATGGGCCAGCTGCGGACCACGGCCCAGACCCTCGCCGGCCTCGACCTGCCTCCGCAGGAGGTCCTGCACCACCTCGACGAGCAGGCCCAGCGCCTGGGCACCGACCGCATGGCGACCTGCCTGTACGCCGTCTACGACCCGGTATCGCACCGCATCACCATCGCCAACGCCGGCCATCCGCCGCCCGTCCTGCTGCACCTGGGCGGCCGCGCGGAGGTACTGCGGGTGCCGGCGGGCGCCCCGATCGGCGTCGGCGGTGTCGACTTCGAGGCCGTGGAACTGGACGCACCGGCCGGAGCGACCCTGCTCCTCTACACCGACGGCCTGGTCGAGTCCCGCCTGCGTGACGTGTGGACCGGTATAGAGCAGCTGCGCGAGAAGCTCGCCGCGACCGCGCAGCTCACCGGGCCCGACCATCCGCCGCCGCTGGAGGCCCTGTGCGACGAGGTCCTCGACATGCTCGGTCCCGGCGACCGCGACGACGACATCGCGTTGCTCGCCGCCCGCTTCGACGGGATCGCACCCAGCGACGTGGCGTACTGGTTCCTGGAGCCGGAGGACGCCGCCCCGGGGCGCGCCCGGCGCCTGGCCCGCCGCGCCCTCGCCCGCTGGGGCATGGAGGAACTCACCGACTCGGTCGAGCTGTTGGTGAGCGAGGTCGTGACCAACGCGGTGCGGTATGCCTCGCGGCCGGTGACGTTGCGTCTGCTGCGGACCGACGTGCTGCGCTGCGAGGTCGGGGACGACGTGCCGCAGTTGCCGCGGTTGCGGCAGGCGCGGGCGACTGATGAGGGCGGGCGAGGGCTGTACCTCGTCAACCGGTTGGCTCGGCGGTGGGGAGCCACGCGGTTGAGCACCGGGAAAGTCGTCTGGTTCGAGCTGAATCGGGGCTAG